Within Burkholderia latens, the genomic segment GTGGCTCGCACGTTTCGCGCTGCCGTCCGTTGCGTCGGTCGCGTGTACGTACGCGATGCTGCGCGCGACGCAGCGGCACGCGCTGCACGGCCGCTGCGCGACCGGTCTGCCGGTGCCGCCGCTCGCCGCGGGCGGTCGCATCGCGCTGGCCGGCATCGCCGCGACGGCCGCCGCGCTGATGGGCGTGTCGCTGCTCGACCGGCCGCTCGGGTTGCCGACCGCGGTGGCTGGCGTCGTCACCGCAGCGTGCGTGCTGTGGCGCGATCGCGCCGCGTGCGGGCCGATGCTGCGTGCGATCTCGTGGAGCGTACTGCCGCTCGTGGCCGGCCTGTTCGTCCTGGTCGACGCGCTCGATCGTACCGGCGCGGTGCATGCGCTGGCCGACACGTTGCGCGCGCTGACGGCGGCCGGCGCGGCACGTGCGGCGGCGGCGTCGGGCGTCGCCGTCGCCCTTGGGTCGAACCTGGTCAACAACCTGCCTGCCGGGCTCCTCGCGAGCGCGACCGTCGGTGTCGCGCACAGCCCGCAGCCGGTGATCGACGCGCTGCTGATCGGCGTCGATCTCGGGCCGAACCTGTCCGTCACCGGATCGCTCGCAACGATCCTGTGGCTCGCGGCCATCCGCCGGGAAGGGCAACAGGTCAGCGCGGCGAAATTCGCCGCGATCGGCGTATGCGTGATGCTGCCCGCGCTTGCGGCGGCGCTTGCGGTACGGCTTGCGTAAAGAGTGACCGGACACGAAGCACGACGTTCCAACGCATGCGGGCGGCACGGGCCGGTGACGGCCGCCGTGGCGCGGCTAGCGGAAATCGATCGCCGGCCGCCCGCTACCCCGCATCCGCCTTGATGAAATCCACGAACGCGCGCAGCGGAGCCGGCACGAAGCGCCGCCCCGGATAGTACAGATACGGGCCCGGGAACGGCCGCCACCAGCCGTCGAGCACGGGTTCGAGCGCACCGCTCGCCAGGTGCGGGCGCAGCCAGTCTTCGTACAGGTGCACGATGCCGAGCCCCGCACAGGCGGCGTCCACCGCGAGATCGACGGCGCCGCCGATCTGCACGACGAGCGGCCCGGCCGGCTCCACGCGCACGACTTCGCCGTCGCGTTCGTACTCCCACGCCGGCATCGCGCCGCTCGCGAAGCGGCCGCGCAGGCACGCGTGATCGAGCAGGTCGCGCGGATGGGCCGGGCGCCCGCGACGGTCGAGATAGGCGGGTGCTGCGGCAGTCGCGAAGCGTTGCAAACGCGGGCCGATCGGCACGGCGATCATGTCCTGCTCGAGGCGCTCGTCGTAGCGGATCCCGGCGTCGCAGCCGGCGGCGAGGATATCGACGAAGCTCTCGTCCGCGATGACCTCGACGCGGATCTCCGGATACGCATCGAGAAAACGCGGAACGATCGACGGCAGCACGAGCCGCGCGGCGCTCATCGGGACATTCAGCTTCAGCGTGCCGACCGGTTTCTCGCGGAACGTGTTGACCACGTCGAGCGCCGCCTCCACCTCGACGAGCGCCGGCGTGAGCCGCGCAAGCAGGCGCGCGCCGGCTTCGGTCGGCGACACGCTGCGCGTCGTGCGGTGCAGCAGCCGCACGCCGAGCTGCGCCTCGAGCCGGCGTACGGCTTCGCTGAGCCCCGACGCACTCGCGCCGGCCACGCGTGCGCCCTCGCGGAAGCCCTTCGCGCGGGCCACCGCCACGAACGCATTCAGATCGCCGAGATCGACTTGCATTGTTCGCCTTTTCGTACAGGTTGTGCACATTATTGCCGGTTATCGCGCAGCGCGACACGGCGTAACCTGCGATTCATTCATTCGATCCAGGAGTCACGCCATGTCACCCATCGTTCAATCCGGCACCTTTTCCATTGCAGGCCGCCGCGTGCATCGCGTCGGTTATGGCGCGATGCAGCTGGCCGGTCCCGGCGTATTCGGGCCGCCGAGAGACCGCGCCGCGGCGCTCGCCGTGCTGCGCGAAGCCGTGGAATCGGGCGTCGACCATATCGACACCAGCGATTTCTACGGTCCGCACGTGACGAACCGGCTGATTCGCGAAGCGCTGCATCCGTATCGCGACGACCTGCTGATCGTGACCAAGATCGGTGCGAAGCGCGGCGACGACGGTTCGTGGCTGCCCGCGTTCTCCGCCGACGCGCTGGCCGCCGCCGTGCACGACAACCTGCGCAACCTCGGCCTCGACGTGCTCGAGGTCGTCAACCTGCGGATCATGTTCGACGTGCACGGTCCGGCCGAGGGCTCGATCGAGGCGCCGCTGACGGCGCTGGCCGAACTGCAGCGGCAGGGGCTCGTGCGGCACATCGGGCTGAGCAACGTGACGGCCGCGCAGATCGCCGAAGGCCGGCGAATCTGCGACATCGTCTGCGTGCAGAACCATTACAACCTCGCGCACCGCGACGACGATCGCCTGATCGATGCGCTCGCACGCGACGGCATCGCTTACGTACCGTACTTTCCGCTCGGCGGTTTCAGTCCGTTGCAATCGTCGACGCTCGATGCCGTCGCCGCGCGGGTCGGCGCGACGCCGATGCAGACCGCGCTCGCGTGGCTGCTGCGCCGCGCGCCGAATATCCTGCTGATTCCGGGCACGTCGTCGGTCGCGCATCTGCGCGAGAATCTGGCGGCGGGGGCGCTGGTGCTGCCGGATGACGCCGTGCGCGAGCTGGATGGTGTCGCGGCGGCCGGCCGTTGATCGCGCCGGCGAACGGCGGATTCCACCGCCGCGCTCGCCGGCGCGATGCACGCTTCAGCGAGCCTGACCCAACTGCTCGTCGATCGACCGCGTGAGCGGCGACTGCACGTCGCCGGTGTGTTTGGTCTGAACGGGCTCGATCAGCACGATCCAGCATTCGTCGTCGGCCACCGGATTGTGCTGCGTGCCGCGCGGCACGACATGCATCGAGCCGGCAGGCAAGTCCACGACGCGGCCGCCTTCGTACTCGATCTTCAGATGCCCGCGCACGACGAAGAACAGCTCGTCTTCGTGCGCATGGTCGTGCCACACGAGCTGGCCGCGAACCTTCGCGACCTTCACGTACTGATCGTTGACCTGCGCAACGATCTTCGGCGACCAGTAGTCCGAAACATCGGCGAATGCGGATTCGAGGTCGAACGATTCGGCAAACGGAACGGCGGGAAGGGGCATTTCGTCTCCAGATCCAGTGTTGCGCATGCGGGAGCGACACCGGCGCGAAGCCGGCCGTCGACACGCGGGGAACGCCGATTATAGGCGCGCCGCCATGACGCTGCATGACGGCGCGGCGCGGCGCGGCGCGGCGCAGTGCTCAGCGCGCCAGCGCGACCGCGAAGTCGCGGTACGTGCGCAGCGGGCGGCCGAGGATCGCGGTCAGCCGTTCGACGTCGCCGGCCTGAGCCGCCATCCCGTCGCTGACGTAGCGTTCGGCCATCAGCCGCATCTCGTATGCCATCCACTTCGGCATGAAGCCCGCGAGGTTGTTCTCGAACGCGGCCGGATCGTCGCCGCCGTATGCGACCGGCCGGCCCAGCACGTCGGACCAGATCGACGCCAGTTGCGGACCGGTCAGCGTGTCGGGGCCGACCAGATTGATCGTCTGGACCGGCAGCTTGCCCGGCGCGTCGTTGCGGCGGATCAACTCGAAGGCGGCGACTTCCGCGATGTCGCGCACGTCGACCATCGCGACGCCCTTGCTGCCGATCGGCATCGGATACACGCCGTGGCCGACGATCGCGTCCTTGACCATCCGATCGTTTTCCATGAAATACGCGGGCCGCAGGATCGTCGCACTGAAACCCATCTGTTCGATCATCCGCTCCGCGCCGGATTTCACCGCGAAGTGCGGCACGTTCACGAAGCGGTCGGCGTGCAGCACCGACAGATAGACGACGCGCTCGATACCCGCATCGCGGGCGAGATTCAGCGCGATCAGCGCCTGCGTGAACTCGTCGCCTGCGACGCCGTTGAGCAGGAACAGCGTGCGCACGCCGGCGAATGCGGTGCGCATCGCGTCGAGATCGAGCATGTCGCCCTGGACGACCGCGACCGCGGCCGGGAAATCGGCCTTCGACGGATCGCGCACGAGCACGCGCACGTCGGCGCCGCGCTCGACGAGTTGATGGACGACCTGGCGGCCGACACGGCCGGTCGCACCGGTAACGAGGATGGTCATGATGTTCACTCCTGGGGTTACGGTTGAGTTGACTGCCCAGGTAAGTTAAGTGATCCACACATGATCCGGAAGGTATGGTAAATAGACGAGGTGTCTCATTGGTGGAACGCATGGACCTGCTCGCTCTCGCCGATTTCAATCTCGTCGCCCGTCACGGCAGTTTCGGTGAAGCCGCCCGCGCGGCCGGTCGCCCTAAGGCGACGCTGTCGCGCCGCGTGACGGAACTCGAGAACAGCCTCGCGTTGCGTTTGTTCGAACGCGGGTCGCGCGGCGTGACGCTCACGCAGGAAGGGCGCGCGCTGTACGAGCGCACGGGCGCGCTGCTCACCGAGCTGGCCGACAGCGCGTCGGCGATCGCGTCGGGCGGCGAGCGCCCGCGCGGGCGGCTGCGCATCAGCGCGCCGACGCTGTTTTCCCAGCTGGCGATGGGCAGGCTCGTGGCGACGTTCGTCGCCAAATATCCGGACGTGCGCCCGGACGTTACGACGGAAGACCGCCCGGTCGACATGATCGACGAAGGTTACGACCTGGTGATCCGCGTGAACCCCGACCCGGACGAAAGCCTGATCGGCCGCGTGCTGCTGCGCGACCGGCTCGTCGTCGTCGCGGCGCCTGCGCTGATGCGACCGGCCGGCGATGCGGCCGTACCGGCCATCGTCCGCGGCGGGGACGACGGCCGCGATGCGTGGGACGTCGTCGGCCCGACCGGCAGGGCGCGCATCCGGTTCGAGCCGGTCGTACGGCTGTCGTCGCTGCTTATCGTGCGCGATACGGTCAGGCTCGGCGTCGGCGCCGCTTGCCTGCCCGTGTCGCTCGTGAGCCACGAGCTCGCGGCGGGCACGCTCGTCAGCTGGGGCGACGTGCCGGGGCCGGAAATCGCGCTGTGGGCGCTTTATCCGTCGAGGCGGTTGTTGAGCGCGCGCGTTTCCGCGTTTCTCGAGCACCTGAAGGACGCGTTTCCGGCCGGCACGCCGGAAGACCTCGCCGCATACATCGGACCGGCGTGCTGAACCGGCGCCGCGGCGCTCCGACCGCGGCGGCGACGCGGACGCTACGTCCGGTCGCGATGGCGTGCGCGGGTCGCGCCCGTGATCACCGCGACGCCGAACAGAATGACGGCGACGATCTCGATGATGTGCTGCGATACGTGCAGCGTCATCAATCCCCACGCGACGCCGGCGATGAAAATGATCCAGCCGAGCAGGTAGATGAGCAGGGTCATCGTTGTTCTCCTTGTGGTTGGCGGTTCGTCGGGCGGGCTGCCGCCGCGCGGCATGCCGTTTCATCCGGCCGCTGCCGCATGCGCATGCAGGCCGAGGCGTTCCATCAGACGCTGCGCGTCGAACGGTGCGTTCGTTTTCGCGTCGTTGTCGAAGTAGCAGTACACGTCGCGCGAGCGCGCACGCGGCGGCGACAGGTCCGGCGCCGCGAGATGCGCATCGCCGGGCTGTTCGCCGCGGCGCCACGACTCGATCCTGCGCGCCCATTGCTCGAGCGCCGCGTCCGAGTATTCGCCGGAATACTTCGTTTCGGTGCCGTGCAGCCGCATGTAGACGAAGTCGGCGCTCAGGTCCTCGAACTGCGGCCAGGGTTCGGTCGAATCGGAGACGACGAGCGCGACCTTGTGGCGTCGCAGCAGCTTCACGAAGGCCGGATCGACGAAGCTCGCGTGGCGCACTTCGATCGCATGACGCAGCGGGCGCGTTTCATCGGTGCGCACATAAGGCGTCCTGACGCGGCGATCGTGCTGCTTCGCGAGCGCGCGCGCCGCCTCGGTATCGTGCGGCAACAGGCTCAGAAAATGCGCGATGTGCTCGGGGTCGAAGCGTAGCGACGGCGGAAATTGCCACAGGATCGGCCCGAGCTTGTCCTTCAGCGCGAGCAGCCCTTGCGCGAAGAAATTGGCGCAGGCGACTGTCGCCGCCTCATCGCGAAAGCGCAGCATGTGCGTGAGGTAGCGCGCACCTTTCACGCTGAACGTGAATCCGGGCGGCGTTTCGTCGTACCAGTGCCGCCAGCTGTCCAGCGATTGCAGGCTGTAATGCGTGCCGTTGATCTCGATCGTCTGCATCCGGTGCGACGCGTACTGCAGCTCGGCGGCCTGCTTCAGCCCTTTCGGATAGAAGGTGCCGCGCCAGCCGTCGTAGCGCCAGCCCGAGATGCCGATGTGAATGTCGCCTGAAGTGCTCGTCACGTCGTTGCCCGCCGGGTCCGTTGAATCCCGATGCGGGGAGCAATGCGCGTACCTGCGTACGGAACGCGTTTTGCGTAGGTTGGATCGCGCCTTTCCGGGCGGCGAGAGCGGGGCAACCGTCAGGCGCTTCCCTCAAGCGCGCGCCGCGCACGGGCTCGCCACGACTTTACGCGGCCCGTGTAACCGGCGGAGGCCGCCGCCATTCTGCAACGCAGCGGGCTCGATCCGCGTTGACGGTGGCGCGCGCGCCGCATGCCGGCGGAGGTTCGACGTGAACCGTCGAACCTTGAGCCTCGCCGCCGTTACGACGCCGACAACGTGACCGACACGCCGGTCGCCGTATAAACCGGCGTTGCCTTGAACCCGTCGACCGTCACCGTCGAGAACTTCGCCGCCGAGGCAGCGCCGTCGATCAGCGCGATCGTGTCGCCGGCCTTCGGCGCATAGCCGTTCACGAACTTCACGTGCAGCGTGCCGCCCGCGACGGTAAGCGGGCCGCCGACGCGCAGCCGTCCGCCGCCGTGGCCGTCGATGTCGAGTTCGAGCGTCGTGTTGTCGAGCTGCGTGTAGCGCGTCGCAACCGTCACCGGCGAGGCGGCCGCGATCCGTACGCTGCCGCCGGCGCCCACATAGACGTCGCCATTGCCGAATGCACTCGCCGACGCGGCAGCGAGCGTGCCGCCGCTCACCTGCGCGCCCCCGGTATAGCTGTTGTTGCCGGCGAGCGTGAGCGTGCCGGTGCCTTGCAGCGTCAGCTTGCCGGCGCCGGCGATATCGTTGCGCCACAGATCGGCCGCATTGAATCCGCCCTGCGATGCGTCCATCGACACGACGACGTTGCCGTTGAACACGCCGTAACCGTCGGCCGCGGCGAACAGGTTCAGCCGGCCCCAGCCCTCCGCATCGTCCATCACCGGATAGCCGGACGGCATTTCGGTGGTCTTCAGCACGACCCGCCGCTGGTCAGCGCTCAGATACGGAAAGCGCGTCTGCAGCAGGATTTCCGCGCCTTTCGGCACCACGGGCGGCGCGTCGGTCGATTCGATCGCGCCGAAGCCGAACGTCATGCGGCGCAGGAACGCGGCCTTGTTCGCGGTGTAATCGGCGAACCGGTCGGTTGCCGTCGTGCCCGAGTGCGCGAACGCGGCGAACGTCGTGCCGGTCGTGCCCGTGAGCTGCTGCAGCGTCTGATGAGCCTGTGCATACGCGGCCTGCGCATCGTTCACATACGCGGTCAGGTTCGCCGCGCTGATCGCGAGCGCGAGCATCCGGCCGCCGATCACGTCGAGCGGCGAGTGCATGCCGGCGAGGATCCGGTTCTCGCCGAGTTCGAGGCCGCGGCCGACCATCTCCTGGAAGCGCTCGGGCACGAGCCACGCCATCGTCATTGCGTCGCGCACCGCTTCGGACGTGTGACCGCTGATGAAGCCGCCGTCGGTGGCGGGCGTCGTGCTTTCGGCGGGCACGAGCGTCGGCGCGACGACGACGCTCGTGCTCCAGCGGTACGGCCGTGCATACTTGTAGAAGCGCTTCGCCGGCTCGGTCGATGCGTTGTTGCCCATCTCGTTGAGCAGATCGACGACCTTGCCGAAGCTTGCATTGGTGCTGCTGCCCACACCGACGTTGTTGCCGGAATCGTTGTACAGCACGGTGGTCGCATCGGCCGGAATGCTCGTGATGCTGGTCGTTTGCTGGGCCGCGGTGCGCCATGCGTCGGTGAGCGGCCCCATGCCGTCGGTCACGCTGTAGCCCTTGCCGCGCCGGTCGTCGAAGTACGCGGCCTCGGCTTGCTGCGGCGTGCGTGCGGCCGTCGCGTCGATCACGTACTGTACGTTGGCGCCCAGTACCGTCGCGTTCAGGATCGTGCCGCACGGCGTGCCGCTGCCGGGCAGGCCCGAGCAGGTCGACGCGACGATCGCCGGGAATGCGCCGTTGGCCGGCGCGTTCACGCCCGCATCGACGAGCATCGTCGACGGTTGCCACAGGTCGAGAAAACGGCTCACCACACGCACCGCCGCGTTGGTCGACAGCGTCGCGTAGCGCGCATCGCCGCGCTGGTTGGTCGCGATGTTGTCGACGAACGCGGGCACGCTCGGCACCGGCGCGCTATCGACGAAGCCGGGGTCGGCCGGCGGCGCCGGCATCGCCGCGCTGGTCGCGGCGGGCGATACGACGTCGTCGCCGCCGCCGCAGGCAGCAAGAACGATCGCACTCGACAGCGCTGCGACGTGCAGCGGGAAACGGCTTCGTGACGCGAACATGCAAAACTCCATCCTCGGGGTGAAAGATGGCGGATTGTCGTGTGCGATCGTGACGCAGCCGTTAAGGATTTGTTGCGGGCCGCGGTCGGCGGGCCAAAATTCTCACTATTTGGTGAATTCGTGATGCTGAACGTTTGCGGCCGGATCGATCCGGCTGCACCAGCCGCAACGGCCGCAACGGCGGCACGGAGGCGGGCGGCTATGCGCCCGCACTGCGCGCGTCGAGCCGGAACAGGCCCACCGCTTCGGCGAGCCGGTTTCCCTGTTCCTCGAGCGATCGGGACGCGGCGGCGGCCTCTTCGACGAGCGCCGCGTTTTGTTGCGTTACCTCGTCCATTTGCGTGATGGCCAGGTTGACCTGCTCGATGCCGCGGCTTTGCTCGTTCGATGCGGACGCGATCTCGCCCATGATGTCCGTGACCCGCGCGACAGCCTGCGTCACCTGGACCATCGTTTCCCCCGCGCGGCCCGCGAGATGCGAGCCGTCCGCGATCTTCTGCACCGACTGCGAGATCAGTTCGCGAATTTCCTTCGCAGCGCTCGACGAGCGCTGCGCGAGACTTCTGACCTCGCTCGCGACGACCGCGAAGCCGCGCCCTTGCTCGCCTGCACGGGCAGCCTCGACGGCCGCGTTGAGCGCGAGGATGTTGGTCTGGAACGCGATGCCTTCGATGATCCCGGTGATGTCGGCGATCTTGGCGGAGCTCGAGCTGATGTCCGTCATCGTGTCGACCATCGAACCGACGGCCGCGCTGCCGCGCCGCGCGACTTCCGACGCGTCGTTGGCCAACGCGCTCGCCTGCTGCGCGTTGTCGGCGTTCAGCCGCACGGTGGACGTCAACTGCTCCATGCTCGACGCGGTCTCCTGCAGCGATGCGGCCTGCTGCTCGGTGCGCGACGACAGGTCGAGATTGCCGGACGCGATTTCGCTCGCGCCCGTCGCGACGTTGCTCGATGCGGCACGGACCTGCGAGATTAACCGCACGAGGTTTGCCTGCATTTCCCGCATCGATGCGAGTACGCTGCCGCTCGGCGCGGCGCCGCCGGTCGATTCGCCCGCGAGGTCGCCGGCCGCGATCCGGCGCGCGATGTCGCTGAGCGCGGCGGGCTCCGTTCCAAGCGAGCGGATCACGCCGCGTGCGATGACGAGCCCGGCCACGATCGCGCCTGCCGCCGCGGCGACGCAGATCAGCACCAGCAGCAGGCGCTGTGCCGCATAGCGCTCGGCCGACTCGGTCACCAGCTGCGCGGCCCGCGCACGCGTGTACGCCGTATAGGCGTCGGTCGCGGCGACGAGCTTGGCCAGCAGCGGCCGGCACTGTTCGTTGATCATCGTGATTGCCTGATCGCGCCGATTGTTCGCCGCGGCATCGACGATCGCGCGAGCGACAGGACCGTAGCTCGCCTCGATCGTGTCGATTTGTCCAACGAATTCGCGGGCCTTGTCGGTTGCGTCGGTTTGGGCGCCGGCTCCGACGCCGACGGCGAGCCGCAGCTGCGCGAGCACTGCACCGACGTCGCGGTCCGCCTGCAGCGCCGCAGCCTTTTCGAGTTCGACGTCTTGCGGTGAGGTCGCGAGCACGATGTTGCGCGCGGCAATCGCGCGCCGGTCTACCGCGACATGCACCTGATCGGCGAGCGTCGCACGAGCGTTGATGCCGTGCACGTAGTTGGAGAACGTCGCGTTCACGCGGCTGAGCGCCACGATGCCGAGCAGCGATACGAGCAGGACGACACAGGTCAGAAATCCGAACGCGAACATCAGCTTCGCGCGAATCGTGAACGGTTTGTTACGCATCTGGCAATCCTTCGATGTAAATATTGGCTAGCTTTCCTGATTATCCAGACGGTACATTAAGGATTTGCGGCTGTGAATCTCCCAATCGTTTGCGCGCCGCGCGGGCGTCCGTGAACGGCCCGAGCCGCTACGAACGCGCCGTTTGACCGAGCGCTTGCGCTTCCGCCCGGCACACGCGATTTCTGCCCTGGCGCTTCGCCGCATAGAGTGCGAGGTCGGCCTGATGCGACAGCGCGTGCACCGAACGCGGGTGCCCGCGATGCCCGGTCGCGCAGCCGATGCTGACCGTGAACGGCGGAATCGTCGCATCGAAGCCGACGAGCCGGTTCTGTTCGACCGCGCGGCGGACGGCCTCCGCGACTTCCGCGGCACCGTTCTCGTCGGTATCGGGCAGCACCGCGACGAATTCCTCGCCGCCGTAGCGTGCGGCGATGTCGCCGCGCCGCCGCACGTTCGTGCGAATGCATTCTGCGAGAAAGCGCAGCGCGGTGTCGCCTTGCGCATGGCCGTAGCGGTCGTTGTACTGCTTGAAGTGATCGGCGTCGATGAACAGCACCGACAGGCTGCCGCCGCTGCCGCGCTGCAGCCGCTCCCATTCGTCGGCGAGCGCCGCATCGAGCGAGCGGCGATTGTGCAGGCCCGTCAGCGGATCGGTGCGCGTGAGGTCGGTGAGCAGCGCCTGCTTGCGCAGGTTGTCGCGCAGCGCGAACGCGAGCAGCCACACGACCGCGCAGAAGAGCGCGCCGATCACGGACGCCGATACGCCGACCGTCCACGACAGGCGCGTGATGCCGGCCAGCACGTCGCGCTCGGCCGGCGCGACGACGGCGATCAGCGGCGTGCCCGGCACGCGCTGGTACGTGTACAGCCGCACGATGCCGTCGATACTCGAGCGCGCCGCATAGAAGCCCGATTCGCGGCTCACCATCCGCTCGAACGACTTCGACCGGCGCAGCCGCACCATCTGGTGATCGCTCAGCGGCGGATTGCGCGCGAGGATCGTGCCGTCCGCGCGCACGATCGCGCTGACGCCATGCTGCCCGACGTTCAGTCGGGACAGCAGCCGGTCGAAATACGCGAGGTCGACCGCGACGACCGCGATCCCGTCGAACGTGTGATCCGGCCGCTCGATGCGCCGCGACAGCGCAATGGATTCCGTGCCACCGCGCGAACGTGCGCGATACGCTTCGGACACGTAGAGGCCGACGTTGTCCGCATCGCGATGGACCTTGAAGTAGTCGCGATCGCTGAAGTCCCAGTTGTGGGTCGTCCCGCAACAGCCGTCGATCAGTTGCC encodes:
- a CDS encoding cupin domain-containing protein, giving the protein MPLPAVPFAESFDLESAFADVSDYWSPKIVAQVNDQYVKVAKVRGQLVWHDHAHEDELFFVVRGHLKIEYEGGRVVDLPAGSMHVVPRGTQHNPVADDECWIVLIEPVQTKHTGDVQSPLTRSIDEQLGQAR
- a CDS encoding arsenic transporter codes for the protein MNSAPFAWLISALATAGVIVRPFGWPEAIWAVAGAVLLVGLGLLPVHAALAAVAKGGDVYLFLTGMMLLSEVARREGLFDWIAAHVVNRARGSPRRLFALVYLVGTVTTVFLSNDATAVVLTPAVFAAARRAKTDPLPLLYICAFVANAASFVLPISNPANLVLYGAHMPALGTWLARFALPSVASVACTYAMLRATQRHALHGRCATGLPVPPLAAGGRIALAGIAATAAALMGVSLLDRPLGLPTAVAGVVTAACVLWRDRAACGPMLRAISWSVLPLVAGLFVLVDALDRTGAVHALADTLRALTAAGAARAAAASGVAVALGSNLVNNLPAGLLASATVGVAHSPQPVIDALLIGVDLGPNLSVTGSLATILWLAAIRREGQQVSAAKFAAIGVCVMLPALAAALAVRLA
- a CDS encoding SDR family oxidoreductase; protein product: MTILVTGATGRVGRQVVHQLVERGADVRVLVRDPSKADFPAAVAVVQGDMLDLDAMRTAFAGVRTLFLLNGVAGDEFTQALIALNLARDAGIERVVYLSVLHADRFVNVPHFAVKSGAERMIEQMGFSATILRPAYFMENDRMVKDAIVGHGVYPMPIGSKGVAMVDVRDIAEVAAFELIRRNDAPGKLPVQTINLVGPDTLTGPQLASIWSDVLGRPVAYGGDDPAAFENNLAGFMPKWMAYEMRLMAERYVSDGMAAQAGDVERLTAILGRPLRTYRDFAVALAR
- a CDS encoding aldo/keto reductase family oxidoreductase: MSPIVQSGTFSIAGRRVHRVGYGAMQLAGPGVFGPPRDRAAALAVLREAVESGVDHIDTSDFYGPHVTNRLIREALHPYRDDLLIVTKIGAKRGDDGSWLPAFSADALAAAVHDNLRNLGLDVLEVVNLRIMFDVHGPAEGSIEAPLTALAELQRQGLVRHIGLSNVTAAQIAEGRRICDIVCVQNHYNLAHRDDDRLIDALARDGIAYVPYFPLGGFSPLQSSTLDAVAARVGATPMQTALAWLLRRAPNILLIPGTSSVAHLRENLAAGALVLPDDAVRELDGVAAAGR
- a CDS encoding LysR family transcriptional regulator; translated protein: MDLLALADFNLVARHGSFGEAARAAGRPKATLSRRVTELENSLALRLFERGSRGVTLTQEGRALYERTGALLTELADSASAIASGGERPRGRLRISAPTLFSQLAMGRLVATFVAKYPDVRPDVTTEDRPVDMIDEGYDLVIRVNPDPDESLIGRVLLRDRLVVVAAPALMRPAGDAAVPAIVRGGDDGRDAWDVVGPTGRARIRFEPVVRLSSLLIVRDTVRLGVGAACLPVSLVSHELAAGTLVSWGDVPGPEIALWALYPSRRLLSARVSAFLEHLKDAFPAGTPEDLAAYIGPAC
- a CDS encoding GGDEF domain-containing protein, whose amino-acid sequence is MPAFTSIENVADWAGRHHLIVGVIGTLMSLAALGISAATLWAARSEVVEHAHETSRNVAAVLVSEIGRTVETSNNALVSLAADLGNPAVVRMDAGLRHDVLFERTAAQYVTGMGVTNRYGQLIDGCCGTTHNWDFSDRDYFKVHRDADNVGLYVSEAYRARSRGGTESIALSRRIERPDHTFDGIAVVAVDLAYFDRLLSRLNVGQHGVSAIVRADGTILARNPPLSDHQMVRLRRSKSFERMVSRESGFYAARSSIDGIVRLYTYQRVPGTPLIAVVAPAERDVLAGITRLSWTVGVSASVIGALFCAVVWLLAFALRDNLRKQALLTDLTRTDPLTGLHNRRSLDAALADEWERLQRGSGGSLSVLFIDADHFKQYNDRYGHAQGDTALRFLAECIRTNVRRRGDIAARYGGEEFVAVLPDTDENGAAEVAEAVRRAVEQNRLVGFDATIPPFTVSIGCATGHRGHPRSVHALSHQADLALYAAKRQGRNRVCRAEAQALGQTARS
- a CDS encoding LysR family transcriptional regulator gives rise to the protein MQVDLGDLNAFVAVARAKGFREGARVAGASASGLSEAVRRLEAQLGVRLLHRTTRSVSPTEAGARLLARLTPALVEVEAALDVVNTFREKPVGTLKLNVPMSAARLVLPSIVPRFLDAYPEIRVEVIADESFVDILAAGCDAGIRYDERLEQDMIAVPIGPRLQRFATAAAPAYLDRRGRPAHPRDLLDHACLRGRFASGAMPAWEYERDGEVVRVEPAGPLVVQIGGAVDLAVDAACAGLGIVHLYEDWLRPHLASGALEPVLDGWWRPFPGPYLYYPGRRFVPAPLRAFVDFIKADAG
- a CDS encoding DUF72 domain-containing protein, whose protein sequence is MTSTSGDIHIGISGWRYDGWRGTFYPKGLKQAAELQYASHRMQTIEINGTHYSLQSLDSWRHWYDETPPGFTFSVKGARYLTHMLRFRDEAATVACANFFAQGLLALKDKLGPILWQFPPSLRFDPEHIAHFLSLLPHDTEAARALAKQHDRRVRTPYVRTDETRPLRHAIEVRHASFVDPAFVKLLRRHKVALVVSDSTEPWPQFEDLSADFVYMRLHGTETKYSGEYSDAALEQWARRIESWRRGEQPGDAHLAAPDLSPPRARSRDVYCYFDNDAKTNAPFDAQRLMERLGLHAHAAAAG
- a CDS encoding phosphatase PAP2 family protein, translated to MFASRSRFPLHVAALSSAIVLAACGGGDDVVSPAATSAAMPAPPADPGFVDSAPVPSVPAFVDNIATNQRGDARYATLSTNAAVRVVSRFLDLWQPSTMLVDAGVNAPANGAFPAIVASTCSGLPGSGTPCGTILNATVLGANVQYVIDATAARTPQQAEAAYFDDRRGKGYSVTDGMGPLTDAWRTAAQQTTSITSIPADATTVLYNDSGNNVGVGSSTNASFGKVVDLLNEMGNNASTEPAKRFYKYARPYRWSTSVVVAPTLVPAESTTPATDGGFISGHTSEAVRDAMTMAWLVPERFQEMVGRGLELGENRILAGMHSPLDVIGGRMLALAISAANLTAYVNDAQAAYAQAHQTLQQLTGTTGTTFAAFAHSGTTATDRFADYTANKAAFLRRMTFGFGAIESTDAPPVVPKGAEILLQTRFPYLSADQRRVVLKTTEMPSGYPVMDDAEGWGRLNLFAAADGYGVFNGNVVVSMDASQGGFNAADLWRNDIAGAGKLTLQGTGTLTLAGNNSYTGGAQVSGGTLAAASASAFGNGDVYVGAGGSVRIAAASPVTVATRYTQLDNTTLELDIDGHGGGRLRVGGPLTVAGGTLHVKFVNGYAPKAGDTIALIDGAASAAKFSTVTVDGFKATPVYTATGVSVTLSAS
- a CDS encoding methyl-accepting chemotaxis protein yields the protein MRNKPFTIRAKLMFAFGFLTCVVLLVSLLGIVALSRVNATFSNYVHGINARATLADQVHVAVDRRAIAARNIVLATSPQDVELEKAAALQADRDVGAVLAQLRLAVGVGAGAQTDATDKAREFVGQIDTIEASYGPVARAIVDAAANNRRDQAITMINEQCRPLLAKLVAATDAYTAYTRARAAQLVTESAERYAAQRLLLVLICVAAAAGAIVAGLVIARGVIRSLGTEPAALSDIARRIAAGDLAGESTGGAAPSGSVLASMREMQANLVRLISQVRAASSNVATGASEIASGNLDLSSRTEQQAASLQETASSMEQLTSTVRLNADNAQQASALANDASEVARRGSAAVGSMVDTMTDISSSSAKIADITGIIEGIAFQTNILALNAAVEAARAGEQGRGFAVVASEVRSLAQRSSSAAKEIRELISQSVQKIADGSHLAGRAGETMVQVTQAVARVTDIMGEIASASNEQSRGIEQVNLAITQMDEVTQQNAALVEEAAAASRSLEEQGNRLAEAVGLFRLDARSAGA